In the genome of Arabidopsis thaliana chromosome 4, partial sequence, the window tgtGAACATTTCAGACATTTAGTGTTTTTCTATGTGAGTGGAgataaaatttttttttttttttttgaagaaatggtATAATTGGGGTGGCAAAGTTAATTTAAAGACGTTACTGTAACACTGTTTAAGAAAGGGGTTCAATCATATTGCTCTTTGCTAAGCTGGACCTAAGCATGGGTTCAACGTGAAGCGTACCTAATGCTAAACAAACCCATATCTACGGATATTTTGCTAAGTATAATTCTCATCCATTAAAAACAGttagacaaataaaatatattgtcttaataaataaataaatgaatgagACAATTCTTCtggattttaaaacaattctttttttgaatcagacaaatatttaaaaattaagatgatagatttaaaaatttcgttgtttatatatatcttggtTTTAAACCTATATTGCTTAAGATCCTACTTTTACACTTTCAGTTATTatatacctttttaaaaatatttttttattaaacttaCTATGATTTCACTTATCTTgtagatttttatttagtaCTAAGAAaagttatttatattatataaaatgaataaaaatttagttgagtaaaagaaattaatacaTAAGGTTCTCTTTTGAAAATAGACATATAAGGCTCTTCCTTGCACACTTCAAATAGAATGAATTTGATGTGGAAAACAGACTAAACCAAGATATCATCCTAGAAGATATCTTAACTATGTACTTaatagaaaattgaaaagaaaactttatacttatgcaaaaaaattattaacttttaCTTAAGAGAACAATTGGGAtcaatatgaaaataagatATAACCCAAGGGTCGATAAATTAAAGTGAattaatatgaaaatgaaCTTTATCCTTAATAAACACAAAACGAATTTTGCTGATCTGTCTAGGTCCACGCATAGCAAGCAAGGTTTCATAAACGTGACGCTTGCTTATGAAACTAACTCACACTTATAACTTTAATTTAATTCCTTCATATTCTTCAAAAGTTTCCATTTACAAGCAACAACTAAACTAATTGACATTTGACAATAAAAAGCTGAACTTTATTATGTATCTCTAGGTTTTTTCCTTGAgagtttctctctttgaagtcatttacgtatatatatataaacccttGCACcattcttcttcgtcttgttAAGCTTTTAAGAATCTCTACTCACATTTTCTCTGTGAGTGTTCTTTTATACTTCTTTGttatttccaatttttctttctttcctctaaAAATTTTAGGAACTATTGAATCATTTAATTTCTGTTTGTTGATAAAATTTCGATCAACTGTTCTCGGCTTACCGATGCATTTTTTGTAAAACCgtctttttttggtgaataaaattttaaattcatacaaaaaaaaaacatatttgataCTATTTTAGCTCCATTGTATCTGAATCttcatttgttaatttttttgtttcctctgttcTCACTTgaattttggaatattttctCTAGGTTTTACCTTATATTCTTCACTTTAAGAACTATATGAAGATTTGATTGGAAGTAATAATATTCGGTGATAGAATCTGAGTTTGTTTGATTCTGGTGTGGGGCTTATAtctaacttttttctttgtaccaatacattttcaattttacatttttgattAGCTTAAAATGTGAAGGATACCTTGTAAATAACTATTACACTATTGCTTGTCTTAGTCTAATAGTCTTCACTAATATTTTGTGCAGTAGAAGTAAATATTATAAAGAgttgttgtttgattataGAGAGTTGTTGTCTATTCTTTAACTTGATGtgatgttgtttttgatgacAGGTAAAAATGGGAACTAGGTTCCAATCATTCTTGCTCGTGTTCTTGCTTTCATGTTTAATCCTCATATCAACTGCCTCGTGTGAGCGAAATGGTGATGGAACGATTAGAATTggattgaagaagaggaaactaGACCGGAGCAACAGGCTAGCTTCTCagctttttttgaaaaaccgAGGGTCTCATTGGTCTCCCAAACACTATTTTCGCCTGAACGATGAAAATGCGGATATGGTTCCGCTGAAAAACTATTTGGATGCTCAATACTATGGTGACATTACCATTGGTACTCCTCCTCAGAAGTTCACTGTGATCTTTGATACTGGTAGCTCCAATCTCTGGATACCATCTACTAAATGTTACCTATCGGTACGCGTTAGTTTGTTCTTAATGCATAATAATTCTGAAAATCCTATTGTATTCTTACTcccaaaagaacaaaacaaaatatctatgtttaatgttttttcagGTTGCTTGTTATTTCCACTCCAAGTACAAGGCTAGCCAGTCATCGTCATATAGAAAGAACGGTTCGTTCTCTCTGTTCATCTTGTTATTTGATACTCGAGCTTCGGTACTTTGATGTTTCTTGATAACTATTCAAGAAAGGGATACATTTAGCGCCGGTCTTTTGATATGTTTGCTGATAGGTTTTGACGATAAAACTCATTGTCATTATAGGAAAACCCGCGTCTATCCGCTATGGGACGGGTGCTATTTCTGGTTACTTTAGCAATGATGATGTTAAAGTTGGTGATATTGTTGTGAAAGAGCAGGTAAAACGATTCATCCGCTTACATATTTCAGAATATTCATGTGAGTTAATATCTAACTGCTACATCTATATATCACCACAGGAATTCATAGAGGCTACTAGTGAGCCTGGTATAACATTCTTGCTAGCAAAGTTTGATGGTATCCTCGGTTTGGGTTTCAAAGAGATTTCTGTAGGAAACTCAACTCCGGTTTGGTATGAAAACGTTTTTGATCTATAATCTGATGAAAGAATTGTTGTTGCAATTCTGAATGATGAAATTTATATGATGTGTGTAGGTATAACATGGTAGAAAAAGGTTTAGTTAAGGAACCGATTTTTTCGTTCTGGCTTAACCGTAACCCGAAAGATCCAGAAGGCGGTGAGATTGTTTTCGGTGGAGTCGACCCGAAGCACTTCAAAGGAGAGCATACTTTTGTTCCTGTGACACATAAAGGTTACTGGCAGTTTGACATGGGTGATCTCCAAATTGCTGGCAAACCAACCGGTAAGTAAGCTTTTGAGATGTTTCAGTTTCAACATAAATGAGTCCTTTTACCTATGATATGACATCTGACTTCTATGTTATTCAGGATATTGTGCTAAAGGTTGTTCTGCTATTGCTGATTCCGGAACTTCTCTGCTCACCGGTCCATCGGTGAGAATCATTTCACTGAAACTTTTGTAGATTGTACACTACTTAGCACCTGAAACATgctgaatatttatatttgctTGTTTAGACTGTCATCACGATGATCAATCACGCGATAGGAGCACAAGGAATTGTAAGCCGTGAATGCAAGGCCGTGGTGGATCAATACGGAAAAACCATGTTGAATTCTCTTCTAGCTCAGGTTTAAATCACTGGTCATGACACCATTCACATTTTTATAAGCAATACAATCTTGAATTTTACATCACTTGACTTGCAGGAGGATCCGAAGAAAGTATGCTCACAAATTGGAGTCTGCGCTTATGATGGTACACAGAGTGTGAGGTCAGTACTGACACTATCCagtcaaaacaaatatgtcaAACATAAAACTGATTCATGTCTGTCTGCAGTATGGGGATCCAGTCAGTTGTAGACGATGGAACATCGGGTCTTTTAAACCAAGCGATGTGCAGTGCTTGCGAAATGGCAGCCGTGTGGATGGAGAGCGAATTGACTCAGAATCAAACACAAGAACGCATACTCGCTTATGCTGCTGAGGTGAGTTTCGAGAGTGTCTTGAAAGCCTTATTTTGGACATAAGCATGTTAAGACTCTAATCTCTGTAAAACATGTATAGCTATGTGACCATATACCAACCCAAAACCAACAATCAGCAGTGGACTGTGGGAGGGTTTCGTCGATGCCTATAGTCACATTCTCAATTGGTGGCAGAAGCTTTGATCTAACTCCTCAAGACGTAACTACTCTCATCAGCTTTTCCTTAAGTTTTCAGCTTACAAGGAGAGTAATTAAAaccttttccttcttcttcttttggtcgATCAGTATATATTCAAGATCGGGGAAGGAGTTGAGTCTCAGTGCACCAGCGGTTTCACGGCAATGGATATTGCTCCGCCTCGTGGACCTCTCTGGTAACTATCATCTACAAATACAATCTACTAACCAACAAACTCAAATGGGTTTTGCTCAAAATTTTGTACATCGTGTGAAAATGCAGGATCTTGGGTGATATCTTCATGGGACCATACCACACAGTGTTCGATTATGGGAAAGGAAGAGTTGGATTCGCCAAAGCTGCTTAAACAATATCTCTTCTTTAATACCCTCGTTTTTTATATGATGTTTGTGAATGTGTTTGTAATAACTTAAAACATATTGCTATCCTAGAATGGTATCATCTTAATacagatttttatttggtttcagAGCTGTTTGATTTGCTTTAACTTACAGAGTACTAAGTGATCATAATGAGTCCCAAGGCTTGAGTTCTCTGTCACGATCCATGTGTTTCCTAATCACTTAGCCTTTGCCAAAGCTAGTGTCATTGACCTCGCTCGCAGGGTTAGGAAAATTCccctgaaaaaacaaaagaagaagaatgtggaGATTACAAACAAGTTTCAGTTgagtaacaacaacaagaactaGCTGCAGCAAATGATTCATTGTCTTACCAAAAGAATGCGACCAGGCTGTGCAAGATGACCCGGAAGTGCAGTGGCACATACTTGTAGTTAATCCATCCCACCACCGGGAAAAACTGTGATTGATATATAGAATCAATCATCCAGCAATTCTTGTTATGATTCAAATTCTCTTAAAAGAGCATGAACTATATTGATGATATCTATCACTTACCGTCCATGCAGTAAGCTGGACCGTTGGATAAGTCTTCTTGATCCTTTCTCTAACAAGGGTCCAGGGAGTTCCTGTTTCACTCAACATTGCAGAACTCTTAATACCATCCACGACGGTTCGTGTTTTACAAATGGAGTGTGAAAAAGGGAGGAACTTACTTTCTATGACTACTCCATAATAGATCATGAAAAGCAAATGGTTCAATGGTGACAATGTCAATTGCTCCAGAATTACCTACCACTCAAACACACTGTTTAAGAAAACCCCCGGATCAATCTCGAACATACAAATCATCGAAAGGTATCGAACATTGTTACCTTCTTTGCAACAGTCTGTGTATCCTTCTTCCCTTTAAAAAACTTATCTAAATATGTATGAAAGAAATGCCCTGCTGGTCCAAGAAACCCACCAGCAAATATCTGTTGGAGAAATCAACACAGAACTCAAATGGTAAAACATATCAAAGAAGCTAGGACTGGCTTGAACTTAGGACTCTACAAGAGAAAGATTCAAGCTTTACCACTTTGAGAAGAACCCTTCTCAGCTGAATCTTCTGTATGCCAGAGAGCTTCTGTGATACAACATCGCTAACACCAGACAAAACTCCAGCAGTTATTGCCTACAAATCACATGAATTCCAACTACTTGTAAAACAGAGTCAACGATACTCTCAGATAATCAGATTATGAAATTGGGTTaggttaaaaaacaaaactttcaatCGAAAAACAACGTCATCGTCTCTCAATCAATGAAACTAAACCTAATCTCAAGAAAACGAAACCACCCCAGAAAACTACATCAATCGCTTCAAATCAACAATaggagaagaaaagtttcAACCTTTGTTCTTAAAGGATGTTGTTGAAGCTGTGACAAGTACCGTTGCAGAGTCGTCTTCTTCGGTGGTGAAGATCccatttttttggattcttctcttcGATACTCTCTCTAGTGTTTTGTCATTTGTGTCTTAAGCAATTTGACCAAATTCCTacctacaaaacaaaaccgaaCCGGTTTAATCAAACCAATATAAACCGAGCCGGTTTAGATGTAATTAAGACTCGTTCTACGAGGATGGCGGGTAAAATTGGGAGGCTAGCTTTACGGTTAGACCAAAAACCGTCACAGGAGAATCTATCAAAGCCTAATTGGTCTTTGGTCAATAATTCTCTCTTTGGTCAATTC includes:
- a CDS encoding Saposin-like aspartyl protease family protein (Saposin-like aspartyl protease family protein; FUNCTIONS IN: aspartic-type endopeptidase activity; INVOLVED IN: response to cadmium ion, proteolysis; LOCATED IN: endomembrane system; EXPRESSED IN: 16 plant structures; EXPRESSED DURING: 6 growth stages; CONTAINS InterPro DOMAIN/s: Saposin-like (InterPro:IPR011001), Peptidase aspartic, catalytic (InterPro:IPR009007), Peptidase aspartic (InterPro:IPR021109), Saposin-like type B, 1 (InterPro:IPR007856), Saposin-like type B, 2 (InterPro:IPR008138), Saposin B (InterPro:IPR008139), Peptidase A1 (InterPro:IPR001461), Peptidase aspartic, active site (InterPro:IPR001969); BEST Arabidopsis thaliana protein match is: aspartic proteinase A1 (TAIR:AT1G11910.1).), with amino-acid sequence MGTRFQSFLLVFLLSCLILISTASCERNGDGTIRIGLKKRKLDRSNRLASQLFLKNRGSHWSPKHYFRLNDENADMVPLKNYLDAQYYGDITIGTPPQKFTVIFDTGSSNLWIPSTKCYLSVACYFHSKYKASQSSSYRKNGKPASIRYGTGAISGYFSNDDVKVGDIVVKEQEFIEATSEPGITFLLAKFDGILGLGFKEISVGNSTPVWYNMVEKGLVKEPIFSFWLNRNPKDPEGGEIVFGGVDPKHFKGEHTFVPVTHKGYWQFDMGDLQIAGKPTGYCAKGCSAIADSGTSLLTGPSTVITMINHAIGAQGIVSRECKAVVDQYGKTMLNSLLAQKVCSQIGVCAYDGTQSVSMGIQSVVDDGTSGLLNQAMCSACEMAAVWMESELTQNQTQERILAYAAELCDHIPTQNQQSAVDCGRVSSMPIVTFSIGGRSFDLTPQDYIFKIGEGVESQCTSGFTAMDIAPPRGPLWILGDIFMGPYHTVFDYGKGRVGFAKAA
- the PMP22 gene encoding Peroxisomal membrane 22 kDa (Mpv17/PMP22) family protein (PMP22; CONTAINS InterPro DOMAIN/s: Mpv17/PMP22 (InterPro:IPR007248); BEST Arabidopsis thaliana protein match is: Peroxisomal membrane 22 kDa (Mpv17/PMP22) family protein (TAIR:AT4G14305.1); Has 1209 Blast hits to 1209 proteins in 184 species: Archae - 0; Bacteria - 0; Metazoa - 463; Fungi - 362; Plants - 267; Viruses - 0; Other Eukaryotes - 117 (source: NCBI BLink).), with protein sequence MGSSPPKKTTLQRYLSQLQQHPLRTKAITAGVLSGVSDVVSQKLSGIQKIQLRRVLLKVIFAGGFLGPAGHFFHTYLDKFFKGKKDTQTVAKKVILEQLTLSPLNHLLFMIYYGVVIERTPWTLVRERIKKTYPTVQLTAWTFFPVVGWINYKYVPLHFRVILHSLVAFFWGIFLTLRARSMTLALAKAK
- a CDS encoding Saposin-like aspartyl protease family protein (Saposin-like aspartyl protease family protein; FUNCTIONS IN: aspartic-type endopeptidase activity; INVOLVED IN: response to cadmium ion, proteolysis; LOCATED IN: endomembrane system; EXPRESSED IN: 16 plant structures; EXPRESSED DURING: 6 growth stages; CONTAINS InterPro DOMAIN/s: Saposin-like (InterPro:IPR011001), Peptidase aspartic (InterPro:IPR021109), Peptidase aspartic, catalytic (InterPro:IPR009007), Saposin-like type B, 1 (InterPro:IPR007856), Saposin-like type B, 2 (InterPro:IPR008138), Saposin B (InterPro:IPR008139), Peptidase A1 (InterPro:IPR001461), Peptidase aspartic, active site (InterPro:IPR001969); BEST Arabidopsis thaliana protein match is: aspartic proteinase A1 (TAIR:AT1G11910.1); Has 6789 Blast hits to 4881 proteins in 419 species: Archae - 0; Bacteria - 8; Metazoa - 3731; Fungi - 1673; Plants - 537; Viruses - 0; Other Eukaryotes - 840 (source: NCBI BLink).), whose product is MGTRFQSFLLVFLLSCLILISTASCERNGDGTIRIGLKKRKLDRSNRLASQLFLKNRGSHWSPKHYFRLNDENADMVPLKNYLDAQYYGDITIGTPPQKFTVIFDTGSSNLWIPSTKCYLSVACYFHSKYKASQSSSYRKNGKPASIRYGTGAISGYFSNDDVKVGDIVVKEQEFIEATSEPGITFLLAKFDGILGLGFKEISVGNSTPVWYNMVEKGLVKEPIFSFWLNRNPKDPEGGEIVFGGVDPKHFKGEHTFVPVTHKGYWQFDMGDLQIAGKPTGYCAKGCSAIADSGTSLLTGPSTVITMINHAIGAQGIVSRECKAVVDQYGKTMLNSLLAQEDPKKVCSQIGVCAYDGTQSVSMGIQSVVDDGTSGLLNQAMCSACEMAAVWMESELTQNQTQERILAYAAELCDHIPTQNQQSAVDCGRVSSMPIVTFSIGGRSFDLTPQDYIFKIGEGVESQCTSGFTAMDIAPPRGPLWILGDIFMGPYHTVFDYGKGRVGFAKAA